A region of the Bradysia coprophila strain Holo2 unplaced genomic scaffold, BU_Bcop_v1 contig_232, whole genome shotgun sequence genome:
TCGACTTCATCCTGGCAGCTCTTGGTCTGTGATTGAGCGTCAATGACAGCCTGGAAGAAATAAGTAAAAAGCAAATTGAAGAAAAGCCAATATAGATAGAAAAGGAATCAGAGTATTACCTGTTGCGATAGTTCAAATTGGTGAGTTATGTCGTTGATATTCAAAACGTAGTTCTTATTTTCAATGATGCAGGAATTTTTAAGGTCGATTTCAGATTGGAGTGAAACCTGGCACTGACCGTAGGAGATTTGTAGGTTGTTAATAGTGGTTTCATAATTGTTTATAATTGTTGTCTTCTCATTTTGAATTATCGTTACTTCATTTCTACAGTCGAAAGAAATAGTCTGTTCGTTCTTGTAATTCTGTTCAAATATAACGAGTTGTGCTTGGCAATGTAGAAGATCTGCTGCAACCGCATTATGGCGCATCAATTCTTCGTAATCTCTCTTCTGGTCTTCGTTATATTCGTTGATCTGAATTTGCAAGGCTTGATTAACTTTACCTAACTCAAGTTCACAATTGGAGAAGCTTGTCTGGGTGATCTCCCAGCTTTGTTTTATAGATAAATAGTCAATCGATAACTGGTTCTTGCTATCTTGGCATTTGGTAAGCTTGTCCGTAATTTCCTTAACGTTCTTCTTCAAATCGTTGTTACTGTATGTCAgggtttcaacatttttgttgcaGCTTTCCGAATTGACAATAAGAATTGAATATTTATGTTTCAATTCCGTTAATTCTTTTTCGTTTACTTGAGTGACGGACGTAATCTGCTGAATATTGCTTTGTAAATTAATAATGGTGGTTTGactctgttgataattgaaCTCTAATTTGATGTTGACTTGCTTCAATTGCTCTAgcgaaatggaaatttgttcGTATTGAGTTTTCCACGATTGCAATTCAATGGTGATTTGGTTGTAAGTTGTTTGCAGTATAAAATATTCGTTGGTGGACTTCTGAAGTTGACTTCTCAACACGGCAATTTCTGCGTTGGCAGCGTCTAATTGCAATTGGATTGCATCACAGTTGCCTTTACCGTTTCCATTCCCATTACCGTTTCCATTCCCATTACCGTTTCCATTCCCATTACCATTTCCATTACTATGTCCGTTTCCATTACCATGTCCGTTTCCATTACCGTGACTGCTTCCCCCACTGCCCTGGTGACTGCCAGAATGCCATTCGAAGTGCCAGTTGTtatctttcttttctttagaATTTCGTTCTCGAGAATCATCATCCCTCTTACCGCCTTTGCCACCTCCGCATCCTTTTTTATCTCCGCCATTTTTGTCTTTACCTTCGTTAGAATTTCGTTCTTTAGAATCATCGTTCTTATTATCGCCTTTGCCAGCACTGCATCCTTTTTTATCGTCTCcgtcttttctttctttagaaTTTCCTCCGCCGCACGGTCTATTATGTTTACCTTCATTTGAATCTCGTTCTCCAGAATCATCATCCCTCTTACCGCCTTTGCCACCTCCGCATCCTTTTTTATCTCCATCTTTTTTGTCTTTACCTTCATTAGAATTTCGTTCTTTAGAATCGTTGTCCTTTTTATCGCCTTTGCCAGCACTGCATCCTTTTTTATCGTCTCcgtcttttctttctttagaaTTTCCCCCGCCGCACGGTCTATTATTTTTATCATCATTGTTATCACCTTTACCACCACCACAACCTTTTTTATCGTCCTCTTTTGAGTCTTCCTTAGAATTTCCATGATTTCCTTTTCCTTTACCTTTATCATCATTTCTTTCTCCAGATTTTCCTTTTCCAGAACATGGggtagaagaagaagaagatgaagaAGTCTTAGTAATAGTTGTAGTGTAACCGCCTTGTGCAGAAGCCGTTTTTATGTTACCGTTACTGcgatcatcatcatcatcttttCTTTCTCCAGATTTCCCTTTTCCAGAACATGGggtagaagaagaagaagtctTAGTTATAGTTGTAGTGTGACCACCTTGTGCAGAGGTTGTTTTAAAGTTGCCGTTACTGcgatcatcatcatcgtcttTTCTATTTCCCGAGCTTTCGGAATGAGAAGACGATGATTTAACTACGGTTACAGTTTGTCCAGAGTGACCAGAACCGCCACCAAAACTGTTCCCAGATTCAGAAGACGATGATTTAACTACCGTAGTATATTGTCCTCCGGATTGTCCAGATCCAGATGAAGATGAGGATGTGCTGACCTTTTTGATAGTTGTAGTTTGCCCAGTTTGTCCACCAGAGTTTCCAAAGGAATTTCCAGAACTGGATGACGAAGAATAAACTACATGTcccgaatttccatttaaatgtCCATTTGACGATGATGAAGAAGAGGTACTGGTAGTAGTCACTGTTTTTCCTCCTTTACTATACGTTACGGTACTAGTTGGAATACCATGCAcctatacatttttttaaaattaaatattgttAGAGTTcttatttgtaaaataaataaaaaaaattctcattaCCTGTGCGCAATATAGCACAACAGCTGCGAAGAAAAAGATCTTCATGATGGTGcttcgacaaaaaatattttgtaaattaaataaatgttcacgCAAATCGACTTCTTATAGTAAACTTGGGTCCTACATAATCGTGCGTCAGCTAAATTTTGGCGCATCTGTTAGGAAAAAATAGGGTAATTGAGAATAGCAGATTATCGCCTATGTgatgaacattttttaattgaaaaaattaatcttgttttatgaagaaaatttgtaggCTTTATGGGGCATAAGATCAACGTACCATGTATGCGCGCAGTGTTTTGGTGTGTGGTTAAGATTCATCTATTTTTGTCAAAGAAACATGGATCATGTCATTTcgtcagcctccgaatattttctatatgttaatgctaggagcagtgttAGGgccttaagagtgatatcgccaaatcttcaggtgatttttttaactttggaaacaagcggtctccgattttaatgagtgatagctcgttggattcgtctttcaattctaggaaacacgtgtctttcactttttctttaaaaaaattgttttctttgaaaagcgctcaaaagtgaagacatgtcagagggtaccgaaaaaagtttttcgacaataactcaagaaaaaattatcttaaattgttgtaatgttgtacgattgtcggccttgaaaagacctacaggtggagtatacgcaccgcttggtgctagttgatccactagagttatgactagaaatatagtgaatgttcggagagtccgccttctctgcagcttcgatgtaccacggaactgagtatggggtgttgtagctggcctcacccactatcgttgcacatataaatgaacccagtacttttgggctacaagcctacagaagtcttgaaaaaaaagttggtgccaaaatgtagattttttccttctgtctgagggcccaactgccagaacagcgtctggaacggttctacgtgagtaattttgtatcgtctactattcccttaccgtatacgcttcactttgactcgaatataggtcgttacaacatatccagtgttagtaattcttgtgaaatattattaaatttttctcggaggattttagtcaaataaagtgttagcgtatagcaaatgacctcaggagtccggaacagtaattagtttttcaattggaccaatatttgctacgcgacaggagtttggaaaaacgatacgatcaagtgggagcaaacggttttccaaactcctgtcacgtagcaaatattggtccaattgaaaaactaatgaCTGTTCcgtagtcctgaggtcatttgctatatgctaacactttatttgactaaaatcctcggagaaaacgttaatgatttttctcttgatgttactaatagtggatctgatatattcgcgacatagcgaagcgtttttctattgataaggtgaaagaatagtagacaataaaaaatgattgaagaagtaccgttccagatgctcttctggcagttgggccctcagaaagaaggaagcaatctacattttggcaccaactttttttttcaagacattgtaggcttgcagcccaaaagtactgggttcatttatatgtgcaacgatagtgggtgaggccagctacaacaccccatactcagttccgtggtacatcgaagctgcagagaaggcggactctccgaacattcactatatttctagtcataactctagtggatcaactagcaccaagcggtgcgtatactctacctgtaggtcttttcaaggccgacaatcgtacaacattacaaccatttaaaataattttttcttgagttattgccgaaagactgttttcggtaccatctggcatgtcttcacttttgagcgcttttcacagaaaacaaatttttttaagaaaaagtgagacacgtgtttcctagaattgaaagacgaatccaacgagctatcactcattaaaatcggagaccgcttgtttcccaatcacctgaagatttggcgatatcactcttaagttACAGTGATTCTTCGATTTTGTGATTTTGCACCTTCGATCATTTTGTGCGCCTAACTAGTGTAATCCTATGCATCTATCTGGGTCAATATTCAGCATAATACCCTATATCAATTATTTACtacttgaaaaataaatagaaggaaaatcaatatttttccgcgttttattttataaatttttaaactaCACGAAATtcatttagttgaaaatgtgaaCAAATACTACGTGTATATTTGCTACTACGTATGTTgttgataaaaatatattaCTGACATACTTGCGCCTAAACAAACTTCACTTTGGGAAAAGGACAATAAAAGCAACTATTAATGTAAACAGATTAGCGTCGCTGTTTTGCGTTAGtatcaatcattttttatctTCAGTCCAATTCAAGAGTTGAAGAAGGTCAAAAAACGTTGACTAACCTCGGATACAGTTCGGGTTGACCTTCTTTAATTCAGATTGACCCTAATCGGATATcaacccgaacctgacctgaacctgaaattttcagaatagttcaggtcgggttcgggtaacccgaaatttttccactagaaattccaaaatttcacgaaaGAACCCGAAAAAGACCTGTTCCATTCTGATaatttcaggttcgggtcaaacctgaaattgaaatttcaggcTCGCGTCAAATCCGGATCCCCAGACCAGATCCGGATGACCAAAACGTGTTCAGAAGCGCGTGACTCTTCCGCCCTTTTCGATGCTCCAAATAGGCTAATGGTTTTTAACAGTGTTTGACAGTtctgtgacacactgtcaagtttcagtaccctacaAACAGATAAATGGATGTCGATATGAggatgatttaaaaaaaaattagtttagaTTTTGCATGATTGCTCaattataattcaatttatgattgtacttcaaagcacctagcagggtaatagatgttttacacgtcaaatagagtagtattttgataccaataatatcATTATCAGCCACCATTGAAGCTACTAAtagtattattggtatcaaaatactactctatttgacgtgtaaaaagcTCTATTACCCTGTTAGGTGCTTGGTCGTAGTTTAATTATGTAAGACTGTTaccaacaaaatctattattAGTTTCTGCACAAATCGCTGTCGAGATTAGGATGAAGTTATGAAGGAACTTGTATGTTCTACTTACGCTGTTATTACATTTTTAGCAATTTCAGCAATTTTACTGCAAAAACCAGAGATCTATTCAAAGTATGGTTGATAGTTTATCGAGACATTGTTATAGCCTATCATGCCTATCATGTCGGtttgtattgaaaaatttacaagtTATTGCAGTCCAAAATATTGCAGCAGGACAGTACGCCGACCATTAAATCGTACATCGAAATTTGTGTCTTTATGGGCATTTCTTTTCATCCTCGTGTCCTCTTGTCCAGTTTATGTAggtttcgatcaaaatcaatttggaaaaattttttatatttgaaagCGACATAATTCAGATCAAAACTGTGTAAAGAACTCGCACTCGTTATTGGATCCATGTCCAATTACCGTATGATGTGCGTCTCATCTTGCTGCATCGCTTAGATGGTGTTCAAGGTAATCTGATTGAATTTAGAGACAGCGCTCAAAATCAAGAATAACGAAGTGGCGGTGGTATCGTGAAGTGATTATCATGAAATTAAATCATTAACAGCTGAACAGTTCTGATCCTACACTGATCCTACACTGATCCTACACTAGGTGACGAAAGCATCTATTTTAGGCACtaatgtgtagattgtcactaaTAAGCCGTAGGCCGAGTGCGACAACACACATCGTGTGCTTAAGAAATCATTTATCAAAGAGTTTTACGAAAGTTTTACTATCATCTGGTCGTTGCTTTTAAGACTTTTCTTGATTTGAAACACAATTCCGAatataaaaagattttttaatagaaaatttttaaacttttaaatttttaacaaattaatgTTCACAAAGGAATTGCTTTCAAAGCTAAATTTGGATTAACTCATTGCCAGTAATGgaataaattttaagttttactTTGCTGCGCAAATACGTTCGCCCAATAACGATTCCAATTTGATAGAATCGGCCGCGAATTTACGAATGCCATCAGATAGCTTTTCCGTTGCCATACGATCTTCATTCAACATCCAACGGAACTTCGGTTCATCAATTGTGATCTTCTCCTGTGTACTCTTTTTCGCCTCGTTCGCGTCCAACTTTTGGACAATCGGATCGGTGCTGCTTCCCAGTTCACCCAGTAGCTTAGGACTGATTGTCAACAGATCACATCCAGCTAATTCCTTGATTTCACctgaaatgaaatcaaaatttttagtcTCGACCACAAAAGCTCGAACATTTCATTATCTAACCGGTGTTACGGAACGATGCCCCCATGACGACGGTTTTATATCCAAACTTCTTGTAATAATTGTAGATTTGTGTAACCGAAATTACACCCGGATCAGCCTCAGGAGCAAATGTTTTGTCACTGGTGTTTTCCACATACCAATCCAGAATGCGTCCAACGAATGGTGAGATCAATGTTGCACCTGCTTCGGCGCACGACACGGCTTGACAGAACGAAAACAGCAACGTCAAATTGCAATGGATTCCATGTTCTTTTTCCAGTATTTTCGCTGCCTGAATGCCTTCCCAGGTGGAGGCcaatttgatcaaaattcGACTTTTATCAATGCCCAACTCCTTGTAGAGATTTATGTACTTCAATGCCTTCTCAACACTGGCATTGGTATCGAAAGACAAACGGGCATCGACTTCGGTTGAGACTCGTCCAGgaacgattttcaaaatttcgcaGCCGAACAAAACGCAAAGCAAGTCCATTGCTTCTGTGATCTTTTCTTCCATCGTTCtgattgataaaaataatttttcaattcaatctcGTAGAACATATTTAGGGATAAAAAATGGGATAACTTACGTTCCGGATTCGATGCCATGCTTGACAGCTTTATCGATGATATGCTGGTATTGCTTCATACTAGCTGCTGATAAAATCAACGATGGATTGGTTGTGGCGTCTGTCGGCTTGTAAGCCTTCATggctgaaaattgaaatttgctgTTTAAATTCAAATACGATAGAAAGGAAATTTAACGGAGATTCAGTAAAACATTGAACCTAAGGTTTgatttcgtcaaaaaaaaaacacgaaaacgtTATCTTACGTAACTGTGTGGTCGCGAATTCTGCCTAAgaaattttatcgaataaaTTACTAAATTACTAAATTACTTAAAGGAAGCAGCAAATAGAAATTTATGGAAAGAACAACTTTggacaatttttcaatatcaaCTTCTTATCTAGGTCACACTTTGTACATAAATTAGTAGGTAATGGCATTGGATGAAACAATTAAGTTCAGATCAATGAAACTGCAATTACCTCTGCATATCGATaaaacgtaaatttaaatCTTAAATACAAAAGAGTCGAATAAGACCCGAGGCAGAATTAAACGGTTTTGATTTACTTATTTTAACTGACATTGTAGAATATGTCCCCAAACTTCTAtctttttttagatttatattAAAGGTGTTACCTACACCCAGTTTTCTAAGTTTGTTCCGGCTCCTTTGAGATCGggtttaaaaatcaaaaagggGCAAGTTAgacctaaaatttgaatgacTTTAAAATCTTTCTTCGACGGCTTTagactttaaaaatattgtggCTCACACAACCCTATAATTTATACGTTCCATAACATCTAGGAACTCAGTGCTGTACTGAAAAGAAACGGAAGTGTGAGCATCTACAAGAAGTCTTATCCCAACATAATTTTTTGCGGAAGACAGCCAGTCTGTAGATGTAACTCACAGTGatcaaatgtttttcaaaaagaaattacAAGACGTGACAACACAATTTCCTTT
Encoded here:
- the LOC119076940 gene encoding probable WRKY transcription factor protein 1 isoform X2, with product MKIFFFAAVVLYCAQVHGIPTSTVTYSKGGKTVTTTSTSSSSSSNGHLNGNSGHVVYSSSSSSGNSFGNSGGQTGQTTTIKKVSSSSSESGNSFGGGSGHSGQTVTVVKSSSSHSESSGNRKDDDDDDRSNGNIKTASAQGGYTTTITKTSSSSSSSTPCSGKGKSGERNDDKGKGKGNHGNSKEDSKEDDKKGCGGGKGDNNDDKNNRPCGGGNSKERKDGDDKKGCSAGKGDKKDNDSKERNSNEGKDKKDGDKKGCGGGKGGKRDDDSGERDSNEGKHNRPCGGGNSKERKDGDDKKGCSAGKGDNKNDDSKERNSNEGKDKNGGDKKGCGGGKGGKRDDDSRERNSKEKKDNNWHFEWHSGSHQGSGGSSHGNGNGHGNGNGHSNGNGNGNGNGNGNGNGNGNGNGKGNCDAIQLQLDAANAEIAVLRSQLQKSTNEYFILQTTYNQITIELQSWKTQYEQISISLEQLKQVNIKLEFNYQQSQTTIINLQSNIQQITSVTQVNEKELTELKHKYSILIVNSESCNKNVETLTYSNNDLKKNVKEITDKLTKCQDSKNQLSIDYLSIKQSWEITQTSFSNCELELGKVNQALQIQINEYNEDQKRDYEELMRHNAVAADLLHCQAQLVIFEQNYKNEQTISFDCRNEVTIIQNEKTTIINNYETTINNLQISYGQCQVSLQSEIDLKNSCIIENKNYVLNINDITHQFELSQQAVIDAQSQTKSCQDEVDNFQITINTLQITIDNQTKQLTVCGDSTSSLEFQLTTCQSNQNNCLNDLNSVTARLSASETENTRLTGENSLLAAGKQQCEGDLSSLRCVSNKYLETIRQTQDQTYQKVLQATAILDNTKGLLSQFGLDNDITCPIA
- the LOC119076940 gene encoding probable WRKY transcription factor protein 1 isoform X12; the protein is MKIFFFAAVVLYCAQVHGIPTSTVTYSKGGKTVTTTSTSSSSSSNGHLNGNSGHVVYSSSSSSGNSFGNSGGQTGQTTTIKKVSSSSSESGNSFGGGSGHSGQTVTVVKSSSSHSESSGNRKDDEDDDDDRSNGNIKTASAQGGYTTTITKTSSSSSSSTPCSGKGKSGERNDDKGKGKGNHGNSKEDSKEDKNNRPCGGGNSKERGDNKNDDSKERNSNEGKDKNGGDKKGCGGGKGGKRDDDSRERNSKEKKDNNWHFEWHSGSHQGSGGSSHGNGNGHGNGNGHSNGNGNGNGNGNGNGNGNGNGNGKGNCDAIQLQLDAANAEIAVLRSQLQKSTNEYFILQTTYNQITIELQSWKTQYEQISISLEQLKQVNIKLEFNYQQSQTTIINLQSNIQQITSVTQVNEKELTELKHKYSILIVNSESCNKNVETLTYSNNDLKKNVKEITDKLTKCQDSKNQLSIDYLSIKQSWEITQTSFSNCELELGKVNQALQIQINEYNEDQKRDYEELMRHNAVAADLLHCQAQLVIFEQNYKNEQTISFDCRNEVTIIQNEKTTIINNYETTINNLQISYGQCQVSLQSEIDLKNSCIIENKNYVLNINDITHQFELSQQAVIDAQSQTKSCQDEVDNFQITINTLQITIDNQTKQLTVCGDSTSSLEFQLTTCQSNQNNCLNDLNSVTARLSASETENTRLTGENSLLAAGKQQCEGDLSSLRCVSNKYLETIRQTQDQTYQKVLQATAILDNTKGLLSQFGLDNDITCPIA
- the LOC119076940 gene encoding probable WRKY transcription factor protein 1 isoform X5, which translates into the protein MKIFFFAAVVLYCAQVHGIPTSTVTYSKGGKTVTTTSTSSSSSSNGHLNGNSGHVVYSSSSSSGNSFGNSGGQTGQTTTIKKVSSSSSESGNSFGGGSGHSGQTVTVVKSSSSHSESSGNRKDDEDDDDDRSNGNIKTASAQGGYTTTITKTSSSSSSSTPCSGKGKSGERNDDKGKGKGNHGNSKEDSKEDKNNRPCGGGNSKERKDGDDKKGCSAGKGDKKDNDSKERNSNEGKDKKDGDKKGCGGGKGGKRDDDSGERDSNEGKHNRPCGGGNSKERKDGDDKKGCSAGKGDNKNDDSKERNSNEGKDKNGGDKKGCGGGKGGKRDDDSRERNSKEKKDNNWHFEWHSGSHQGSGGSSHGNGNGHGNGNGHSNGNGNGNGNGNGNGNGNGNGNGKGNCDAIQLQLDAANAEIAVLRSQLQKSTNEYFILQTTYNQITIELQSWKTQYEQISISLEQLKQVNIKLEFNYQQSQTTIINLQSNIQQITSVTQVNEKELTELKHKYSILIVNSESCNKNVETLTYSNNDLKKNVKEITDKLTKCQDSKNQLSIDYLSIKQSWEITQTSFSNCELELGKVNQALQIQINEYNEDQKRDYEELMRHNAVAADLLHCQAQLVIFEQNYKNEQTISFDCRNEVTIIQNEKTTIINNYETTINNLQISYGQCQVSLQSEIDLKNSCIIENKNYVLNINDITHQFELSQQAVIDAQSQTKSCQDEVDNFQITINTLQITIDNQTKQLTVCGDSTSSLEFQLTTCQSNQNNCLNDLNSVTARLSASETENTRLTGENSLLAAGKQQCEGDLSSLRCVSNKYLETIRQTQDQTYQKVLQATAILDNTKGLLSQFGLDNDITCPIA
- the LOC119076940 gene encoding probable WRKY transcription factor protein 1 isoform X11, with the protein product MKIFFFAAVVLYCAQVHGIPTSTVTYSKGGKTVTTTSTSSSSSSNGHLNGNSGHVVYSSSSSSGNSFGNSGGQTGQTTTIKKVSSSSSESGNSFGGGSGHSGQTVTVVKSSSSHSESSGNRKDDEDDDDDRSNGNIKTASAQGGYTTTITKTSSSSSSSTPCSGKGKSGERNDDKGKGKGNHGNSKEDSKEDKHNRPCGGGNSKERGDNKNDDSKERNSNEGKDKNGGDKKGCGGGKGGKRDDDSRERNSKEKKDNNWHFEWHSGSHQGSGGSSHGNGNGHGNGNGHSNGNGNGNGNGNGNGNGNGNGNGKGNCDAIQLQLDAANAEIAVLRSQLQKSTNEYFILQTTYNQITIELQSWKTQYEQISISLEQLKQVNIKLEFNYQQSQTTIINLQSNIQQITSVTQVNEKELTELKHKYSILIVNSESCNKNVETLTYSNNDLKKNVKEITDKLTKCQDSKNQLSIDYLSIKQSWEITQTSFSNCELELGKVNQALQIQINEYNEDQKRDYEELMRHNAVAADLLHCQAQLVIFEQNYKNEQTISFDCRNEVTIIQNEKTTIINNYETTINNLQISYGQCQVSLQSEIDLKNSCIIENKNYVLNINDITHQFELSQQAVIDAQSQTKSCQDEVDNFQITINTLQITIDNQTKQLTVCGDSTSSLEFQLTTCQSNQNNCLNDLNSVTARLSASETENTRLTGENSLLAAGKQQCEGDLSSLRCVSNKYLETIRQTQDQTYQKVLQATAILDNTKGLLSQFGLDNDITCPIA
- the LOC119076940 gene encoding probable WRKY transcription factor protein 1 isoform X8; protein product: MKIFFFAAVVLYCAQVHGIPTSTVTYSKGGKTVTTTSTSSSSSSNGHLNGNSGHVVYSSSSSSGNSFGNSGGQTGQTTTIKKVSSSSSESGNSFGGGSGHSGQTVTVVKSSSSHSESSGNRKDDEDDDDDRSNGNIKTASAQGGYTTTITKTSSSSSSSTPCSGKGKSGERNDDKGKGKGNHGNSKEDSKEDDKKGCGGGKGDNNDDKNNRPCGGGNSKERKDGDDKKGCSAGKGDKKDNDSKERNSNEGKDKKDGDKKGCGGGKGGKRDDDSGERDSNEGKDKNGGDKKGCGGGKGGKRDDDSRERNSKEKKDNNWHFEWHSGSHQGSGGSSHGNGNGHGNGNGHSNGNGNGNGNGNGNGNGNGNGNGKGNCDAIQLQLDAANAEIAVLRSQLQKSTNEYFILQTTYNQITIELQSWKTQYEQISISLEQLKQVNIKLEFNYQQSQTTIINLQSNIQQITSVTQVNEKELTELKHKYSILIVNSESCNKNVETLTYSNNDLKKNVKEITDKLTKCQDSKNQLSIDYLSIKQSWEITQTSFSNCELELGKVNQALQIQINEYNEDQKRDYEELMRHNAVAADLLHCQAQLVIFEQNYKNEQTISFDCRNEVTIIQNEKTTIINNYETTINNLQISYGQCQVSLQSEIDLKNSCIIENKNYVLNINDITHQFELSQQAVIDAQSQTKSCQDEVDNFQITINTLQITIDNQTKQLTVCGDSTSSLEFQLTTCQSNQNNCLNDLNSVTARLSASETENTRLTGENSLLAAGKQQCEGDLSSLRCVSNKYLETIRQTQDQTYQKVLQATAILDNTKGLLSQFGLDNDITCPIA
- the LOC119076940 gene encoding probable WRKY transcription factor protein 1 isoform X1; this translates as MKIFFFAAVVLYCAQVHGIPTSTVTYSKGGKTVTTTSTSSSSSSNGHLNGNSGHVVYSSSSSSGNSFGNSGGQTGQTTTIKKVSSSSSESGNSFGGGSGHSGQTVTVVKSSSSHSESSGNRKDDEDDDDDRSNGNIKTASAQGGYTTTITKTSSSSSSSTPCSGKGKSGERNDDKGKGKGNHGNSKEDSKEDDKKGCGGGKGDNNDDKNNRPCGGGNSKERKDGDDKKGCSAGKGDKKDNDSKERNSNEGKDKKDGDKKGCGGGKGGKRDDDSGERDSNEGKHNRPCGGGNSKERKDGDDKKGCSAGKGDNKNDDSKERNSNEGKDKNGGDKKGCGGGKGGKRDDDSRERNSKEKKDNNWHFEWHSGSHQGSGGSSHGNGNGHGNGNGHSNGNGNGNGNGNGNGNGNGNGNGKGNCDAIQLQLDAANAEIAVLRSQLQKSTNEYFILQTTYNQITIELQSWKTQYEQISISLEQLKQVNIKLEFNYQQSQTTIINLQSNIQQITSVTQVNEKELTELKHKYSILIVNSESCNKNVETLTYSNNDLKKNVKEITDKLTKCQDSKNQLSIDYLSIKQSWEITQTSFSNCELELGKVNQALQIQINEYNEDQKRDYEELMRHNAVAADLLHCQAQLVIFEQNYKNEQTISFDCRNEVTIIQNEKTTIINNYETTINNLQISYGQCQVSLQSEIDLKNSCIIENKNYVLNINDITHQFELSQQAVIDAQSQTKSCQDEVDNFQITINTLQITIDNQTKQLTVCGDSTSSLEFQLTTCQSNQNNCLNDLNSVTARLSASETENTRLTGENSLLAAGKQQCEGDLSSLRCVSNKYLETIRQTQDQTYQKVLQATAILDNTKGLLSQFGLDNDITCPIA
- the LOC119076940 gene encoding probable WRKY transcription factor protein 1 isoform X9; the encoded protein is MKIFFFAAVVLYCAQVHGIPTSTVTYSKGGKTVTTTSTSSSSSSNGHLNGNSGHVVYSSSSSSGNSFGNSGGQTGQTTTIKKVSSSSSESGNSFGGGSGHSGQTVTVVKSSSSHSESSGNRKDDEDDDDDRSNGNIKTASAQGGYTTTITKTSSSSSSSTPCSGKGKSGERNDDKGKGKGNHGNSKEDSKEDDKKGCGGGKGDNNDDKNNRPCGGGNSKERGDNKNDDSKERNSNEGKDKNGGDKKGCGGGKGGKRDDDSRERNSKEKKDNNWHFEWHSGSHQGSGGSSHGNGNGHGNGNGHSNGNGNGNGNGNGNGNGNGNGNGKGNCDAIQLQLDAANAEIAVLRSQLQKSTNEYFILQTTYNQITIELQSWKTQYEQISISLEQLKQVNIKLEFNYQQSQTTIINLQSNIQQITSVTQVNEKELTELKHKYSILIVNSESCNKNVETLTYSNNDLKKNVKEITDKLTKCQDSKNQLSIDYLSIKQSWEITQTSFSNCELELGKVNQALQIQINEYNEDQKRDYEELMRHNAVAADLLHCQAQLVIFEQNYKNEQTISFDCRNEVTIIQNEKTTIINNYETTINNLQISYGQCQVSLQSEIDLKNSCIIENKNYVLNINDITHQFELSQQAVIDAQSQTKSCQDEVDNFQITINTLQITIDNQTKQLTVCGDSTSSLEFQLTTCQSNQNNCLNDLNSVTARLSASETENTRLTGENSLLAAGKQQCEGDLSSLRCVSNKYLETIRQTQDQTYQKVLQATAILDNTKGLLSQFGLDNDITCPIA